The Gavia stellata isolate bGavSte3 unplaced genomic scaffold, bGavSte3.hap2 HAP2_SCAFFOLD_174, whole genome shotgun sequence genome window below encodes:
- the RXRB gene encoding LOW QUALITY PROTEIN: retinoic acid receptor RXR-beta (The sequence of the model RefSeq protein was modified relative to this genomic sequence to represent the inferred CDS: inserted 2 bases in 2 codons), with the protein MIGSAMTSSLNSPVASLGSPFPVISSSMGSPGLPATPAIAYGPVSSPQINSTVNLSGLHXVSSSDDVKPPLGIRAVPCHPHGPGVAGKRLCAICGDRSSGKHYGVYSCEGCKGFFKRTIRKDLTYTCRDNKDCVVDKRQRNRCQYCRYQKCLATGMKREAVQEERQRGKEKEGDGDLGANANEEMPVEKXLEAELAVEQKSDQNVDGAGTGGSSPNDPVTNICQAADKQLFTLVEWAKRIPHFSELPLDDQVILLRAGWNELLIASFSHRSISVKDGILLATGLHVHRNSAHSAGVGAIFDRVLTELVSKMRDMRMDKTELGCLRAIILFNPDAKGLSNPGEVELLREKVYASLESYCKQKYPEQQGRFAKLLLRLPALRSIGLKCLEHLFFFKLIGDTPIDTFLMEMLEAPHQLS; encoded by the exons ATGATCGGCTCGGCCATGACCTCCTCCCTCAACTCCCCCGTCGCCAGTCTGGGCTCCCCCTTCCCCGTCATCAGCTCCTCCATgggctccccggggctccccgccaCCCCCGCCATCGCTTACGGCCCCGTCAGCAGCCCCCAG ATCAACTCCACCGTCAACCTCTCGGGGTTGC CCGTCAGCAGTTCGGACGACGTCAAACCGCCTTTGGGGATCCGGGCCGTCCCTTGTCACCCCCACGGCCCCGGCGTCGCCGGCAAACGCCTCTGCGCCATCTGCGGTGACCGCTCCTCAG GAAAGCATTATGGGGTGTACAGCTGCGAAGGCTGCAAAGGTTTCTTCAAACGTACCATCCGCAAAGACCTGACCTACACCTGCCGCGACAACAAGGACTGCGTGGTGGACAAACGCCAACGCAACCGGTGCCAGTACTGCCGTTACCAGAAGTGCCTGGCCACCGGCATGAAACGGGAAG CCGTGCAGGAGGAACGCCAAcgggggaaggagaaggaaggcgACGGCGATTTGGGCGCCAACGCCAACGAGGAGATGCCGGTGGAGA ATTTGGAAGCCGAATTGGCGGTGGAGCAAAAATCGGACCAAAATGTGGACGGCGCCGGTACCGGGGGTAGTTCG CCCAATGACCCGGTGACCAACATCTGCCAGGCCGCCGACAAGCAGCTCTTCACGCTGGTGGAGTGGGCCAAGAGGATCCCCCATTTTTCCGAGCTGCCCCTGGACGACCAAGTCATCCTGCTGCGGGCGG GCTGGAACGAGCTGCTCATCGCCTCCTTCTCCCACCGCTCCATCTCGGTCAAGGACGGGATCCTGTTGGCCACCGGCCTCCACGTCCACCGCAACAGCGCCCACAGCGCCGGCGTGGGGGCCATCTTCGATAG ggTGCTGACCGAGCTGGTCTCCAAGATGCGGGATATGCGTATGGATAAGACGGAGCTGGGCTGTCTCCGCGCCATCATCCTCTTCAACCCGG ATGCCAAAGGGCTTTCCAACCCCGGCGAGGTGGAGCTGCTCCGGGAGAAGGTCTACGCCTCCCTCGAGTCCTACTGCAAGCAGAAGTACCCGGAGCAACAGGGCAG GTTCGCCAAGCTGCTCCTTCGCCTCCCGGCTCTACGTTCCATCGGCCTCAAATGCCTCGAGCACCTCTTCTTCTTCAAGCTCATCGGGGACACCCCCATCGACACCTTCCTCATGGAGATGCTCGAAGCCCCCCACCAGCTCTCCtga
- the SLC39A7 gene encoding zinc transporter SLC39A7 produces the protein MATAGCGLLPGPAAAQEGGRAQEGLRHGRGRSHEDVHHGHGHSHGNLDHGHGLLHEDLNHGHGHSHEDLHHGHGHGHSHEDLHHGHDHGHGHGHSHEDLHHGHGHLHEDLNHGHGHGHSHEDLYHGHSHNDLHHGHGHSHEGMYHGHGHSHEDLHHGHAHSHDDLHHGHSHEGMYHGHSPSHEDLRHGPSHEDLHHGPSHERFPPDPSKRASRPDTATLWMHTMAATLVISAAPYLVLFLIPVESNAPRHQALLKLLLSFAAGGLLGDAFLHLIPHALAPHAHHGEGGHAHAEPVGHGHSHHGQEHARMLTVGMWVLAGIVAFLVVETFVRHAKGGHGHGHGHSHGHGVKAKSSSSEGEEEPGAAGRRERTATKGHRGKNRPAETVAEESAMEVSGYLNLAADVAHNFTDGLAIGASFLAGPGLGTVTAVTVLLHELPHEVGDFAILVQSGCSKRKAMRLQLVTALGAVAGAACSLLAEGAGEAATLGVLPFTAGGFIYVGTVSVIPELLRDAGPLQSFLQVLGLLAGVAMMVVIARYE, from the exons ATGGCGACGGCGGGCTGCGGCCTGCTGCCGgggcccgccgccgcgcaggaGGGCGGCCGGGCGCAGGAGGGGCTGCGCCATGGCCGTGGTCGCTCGCATGAGGACGTACACCATGGGCATGGCCACTCGCATGGCAACCTAGACCATGGCCACGGCCTCTTGCACGAAGACCTAAACCATGGCCATGGCCACTCACACGAAGACCTACACCATGGCCATGGCCACGGCCACTCACACGAAGACCTACACCATGGGCATG ACCATGGCCATGGCCATGGCCACTCACACGAAGACCTACACCATGGCCATGGCCACTTGCACGAGGACCTAAACCATGGCCACGGCCACGGCCACTCGCACGAAGACTTGTACCACGGCCACTCGCACAACGACCTACACCATGGTCATGGCCACTCACACGAGGGCATGTACCATGGGCACGGTCACTCGCACGAGGACCTACACCATGGCCATGCTCACTCGCACGATGACCTGCACCACGGCCACTCGCACGAGGGCATGTACCATGGGCACAGCCCCTCGCACGAGGACCTACGCCATGGCCCCTCGCACGAGGACCTGCACCACGGCCCCTCGCACGAGCGTTTCCCTCCGGATCCCTCCAAACGGGCGTCACGGCCGGACACGGCGACTCTGTGGATGCAC aCGATGGCGGCCACCCTGGTGATCAGCGCCGCTCCGTACCTCGTCCTCTTCCTCATCCCGGTGGAGTCCAACGCCCCCCGGCACCAGGCGCTGCTCAAGCTGCTCCTCAGCTTCGcggcgggggggctgctgggggacgCCTTCCTCCACCTCATCCCCCACGCCCTCG CGCCTCACGCACACCACGGCGAGGGAGGCCACGCGCACGCCGAACCGGTCGGCCACGGCCACTCGCACCACG GTCAGGAGCACGCCCGCATGCTGACGGTGGGGATGTGGGTGCTGGCCGGCATCGTGGCCTTCCTGGTGGTGGAGACCTTCGTCCGGCACGCCAAGGGCGGCCACGGTCACGGTCACGGTCACAGCCACGGCCATG gggtCAAGGCCAAGAGCAGCTCCAGCGAAGGTGAGGAGGAGCCGGGGGCGGCGGGACGGCGGGAGAGGACGGCCACCAAGGGCCACCGCGGGAAGAACCGGCCGGCGGAGACGGTGGCGGAGGAGTCGg CCATGGAGGTGTCGGGGTACCTGAACCTGGCGGCGGACGTGGCGCACAACTTCACGGACGGGTTGGCCATCGGCGCCTCCTTCCTGGCGGGGCCGGGCTTGGGGACGGTGACGGCGGTGACGGTGCTGCTGCACGAGCTGCCCCACGAGGTGGGGGACTTCGCCATCCTCGTCCAGTCCGGCTGCAGCAAGCGCAAG gCCATGCGTCTGCAGCTGGTGACGGCGCTGGGAGCGGTGGCGGGAGCCGCCTGTTCGCTGCTGGCGGAGGGAGCGGGCGAGGCGGCCACGCTGGGGGTCCTGCCCTTCACCGCCGGCGGCTTCATCTACGTCGGCACCGTCTCCGTCATCCCCGAGCTGCTGCGGGACGCCGGACCCCTCCAGTCCTTCCTCCAGGTCCTGGGATTGCTGGCCGGCGTCGCCATGATGGTGGTCATCGCCCGTTACGAGTGA